The Candidatus Amarolinea dominans genome contains a region encoding:
- a CDS encoding DUF2442 domain-containing protein has product MDTLLDIVSVQTHDDYVDTDVDAEPVGELLDIISVKAHDDYTLELVFENDEKRLFDMNPFLDRKPFDRLRNSPIFFKASIHYGTVTWPGNIDIAPETLWARSVPI; this is encoded by the coding sequence ATGGATACTTTACTCGATATCGTCTCGGTACAGACTCACGATGATTACGTTGACACCGATGTTGACGCCGAACCGGTCGGAGAATTGCTCGACATCATCAGCGTCAAGGCTCACGATGATTATACCCTGGAGCTTGTTTTCGAGAATGATGAGAAACGACTGTTCGATATGAATCCGTTTCTCGATAGAAAGCCATTCGACAGACTCCGCAATTCCCCGATTTTTTTCAAGGCGTCCATCCACTATGGAACGGTGACCTGGCCGGGAAACATTGACATCGCGCCGGAGACGCTATGGGCGCGTTCCGTGCCGATCTGA
- a CDS encoding DUF1059 domain-containing protein, protein MLELACRDLGMDCDHVVHGESVPEVKQKAMVHAAEVHAEILKTMSSPEQLADMDKLIEAKIR, encoded by the coding sequence ATGCTCGAGCTTGCTTGTCGTGATTTGGGAATGGATTGTGATCATGTCGTACATGGCGAATCTGTGCCAGAAGTAAAACAGAAAGCCATGGTCCACGCCGCCGAAGTGCATGCGGAGATACTCAAGACGATGTCGTCACCAGAACAGCTTGCCGACATGGATAAGCTGATCGAAGCGAAGATCAGATAG